A region of the Amycolatopsis sp. cg13 genome:
TCGTGGTGGCCGTCCGCCGCCGCGACGACCGATGGCTCGCCACCTGGGCGCTGGCCGACGCCGTGCTGGTGCACCCGCTCGACCCGCTGACCGCGGCGGAGACCGTCGCCGGCGTGCTGCGCGCCGGGCGGGTCCCCGCCGTCAACGGCGGCTGAGCCCGGTGGGCGCCACCCCGCACACCTGGCCCGCGCTGCTCACCCGGCTCATCGCCGGCGAGGACCTGTCCGCGGAGGACACGGCGTGGGCGATGGACCAGATCATGTCCGGCAGTGCCGGGCAGGCGCAGATCGGCGGCTTCGCGGTCGCGCTGCGCGCCAAGGGCGAAACGCCCGCGGAGATCTCCGGCATGGCCGACGCGATGCTGTCGCACGCCCGGCGGATCACGCTGAGCCGCCCGGCGGTGGACATCGTCGGCACCGGCGGCGACCGGTCGAACTCGGTGAACATCTCCACGATGGCGACGATCGTCACGGCGGCGGCGGGCGCGCCGGTGGCCAAGCACGGCAACCGGAGCGCGTCGTCGAAGTCCGGCGCGGCCGACGTGCTGGAAACCCTCGGCGTGAAGATCGACCTGCCGCCCGAGGCGGTGCTCGCGTCGCTCGAGGAGATCGGCATCGGGTTCTGCTTCGCGCCCGCGTTCCACCCGGCGTTCCGGCACACCGGCCCGCCGCGGCGCGAGCTGGGCGTGCCGACCACGTTCAACCTGCTGGGCCCGCTCACCAACCCGGCGCAGCCGCAAAGCGCGCTGATCGGGTGCGCCTACGCGGACAAAACCCGGGCACTGGCGGAGATTTTCGCCGAGCGCGGGATGTCGGTGCTGGTGGCCCGCGGCGACGACGGGCTGGACGAGATCACCACCACGACGACGACGTCGGTGCTGGTGGTCTCCGGCGGCACGGTGACGGAACGCTCCTTGGATCCGCAGTCGCTCGACATCCCGCGCGCCACGGCCGAAGACCTGCGCGGCGGCGACGCGGCGGCGAACGCGGAGGTCGTCCGGGAACTGGTGAGCGGCAAGACCGGCCCGGTGCGCGACGCGGTGGTGCTGAACGCCGCTGCAGCGCTGGCCGCTTTCGCGGGCTTCTCTGATTCGCTCGAGGACGACTTGGCGGCTGGGCTGGACCGAGCACGCCAGGCCATCGACAGCGGTGCGGCAGCGACGCTGCTGGACCGGTGGATCGCGTTCTCCTCGACTGGCCGCTGATCGTTCGCAGCGCACCCAATGCCTGGTCGCGTGACCTCGCTCCCCGCTGAGGTACGTGAGGGGAACCCTGAGGGAATCTGATTCCCTCAGGGTTCCCCTCACGTACGTTCATCCCAGCCGCCACATTGGGGCGCTCTGAGCCGACGGGTCACGAGCGGAAAGCGGTCCGGTAAGCGCTGGGCGTGGTCGAGCGCAGCCGCGAAAACTGGTGCCGCAACGCAGCCGCGGACGCATATCCACACGCGACCGCGATGTCCTCCACCGAAAGCGAACCCTCTTCCAACAACGCCTGTGCCCGGTCGAGGCGGCGTTCGGTCAGCCAGCGATGCGGCGTCGTCCCGGTGGCCGCGGAGAACCGGCGCAGGAACGTCCGCTCCCCCAACCCGCTGCGGCGAGCCAATTCCGCGACCGTGAACGGCTGGTCCAACCGCCGTTCCACCCATTCGAGCGCCTCGGCGACCACCGCGTCGTCCGGCGCGGCCGTCGCGGGCACCGGGGCCTGCACGAACTGCGCCTGTCCACCGGCGCGGTGCGGCGCGGCCACCATCCGCCGGGCCAACGCGGTAGCCGCCGCAACCCCGCGCAGTCGCCGCACGAGGTGCAGGCACAAATCCACTGCGGCAACCGTTCCGGCGCTGGTGAACACGCCGTCGTCGTCCGCGTAGAGGGCTTGCGGGTCGACTTCCGCAGTGGGAAACAACCGGCGGAATTCCGGCTCGTAGATCCAGTGCACCGTGCAGCGGCGACCGTCCAGAAGTCCCGCGTAGCCAAGGGAAAACACTCCCGCGCAGAACCCGGCCACCCACGCGCCACGTTCCCGAGCGGCGCGCAACGCGTCCAGCAACGGCTCCGGCGGCGGCGCGGTCCGCGGCGCTTGTGTCGGCACAATCACTAAATCCGCGGACGCCGCGAAGTCGAGATCACGCAGTCCGGAAAGGCCGAATCCGGACCAGCTGGCCACTTCCGCCCCGTTCGGCGAGCACACGCCGAAGTCCCAGCCGGGCATGCCGTCCGCGCTGCGGTCGGTGCCGAACACCTCGCACGCGACCCCCAGCTCGAACGGCGAAACCCGGTCCGCGAGCAGCACGGCGACCCGTTGCACGTCCACGCCGCCCAGGATGTCACAAGTTTTGCGGTCATTGTCATCTCTGACACTGGTTGAGCGTCGCCGCGAAGGCGAATCTGGGACGCATGAAGAACCCCGAATCCCGCCCGGTCCTGCAGTGGTCCGCGGCGATGGCGCTGTCCGGAACGATCGGCGCGGTCGTGCTCGAAAGCGGCGCGGCCGCCCCGGCCGTCGCGTTCGCCCGCTGCCTCGTCGGCGGCGTCCTGCTGATCGTGTGGTCCCTTGCCCGCGGCTGGTTCCGCGATTGGCGACCGACTCG
Encoded here:
- a CDS encoding GlxA family transcriptional regulator; its protein translation is MDVQRVAVLLADRVSPFELGVACEVFGTDRSADGMPGWDFGVCSPNGAEVASWSGFGLSGLRDLDFAASADLVIVPTQAPRTAPPPEPLLDALRAARERGAWVAGFCAGVFSLGYAGLLDGRRCTVHWIYEPEFRRLFPTAEVDPQALYADDDGVFTSAGTVAAVDLCLHLVRRLRGVAAATALARRMVAAPHRAGGQAQFVQAPVPATAAPDDAVVAEALEWVERRLDQPFTVAELARRSGLGERTFLRRFSAATGTTPHRWLTERRLDRAQALLEEGSLSVEDIAVACGYASAAALRHQFSRLRSTTPSAYRTAFRS
- the trpD gene encoding anthranilate phosphoribosyltransferase, producing the protein MGATPHTWPALLTRLIAGEDLSAEDTAWAMDQIMSGSAGQAQIGGFAVALRAKGETPAEISGMADAMLSHARRITLSRPAVDIVGTGGDRSNSVNISTMATIVTAAAGAPVAKHGNRSASSKSGAADVLETLGVKIDLPPEAVLASLEEIGIGFCFAPAFHPAFRHTGPPRRELGVPTTFNLLGPLTNPAQPQSALIGCAYADKTRALAEIFAERGMSVLVARGDDGLDEITTTTTTSVLVVSGGTVTERSLDPQSLDIPRATAEDLRGGDAAANAEVVRELVSGKTGPVRDAVVLNAAAALAAFAGFSDSLEDDLAAGLDRARQAIDSGAAATLLDRWIAFSSTGR